The Actinocorallia herbida DNA window GGACTGCCCGGCGGCGCGGACGAGTCGGCGGGCGGCGACGGCGGCGCGGCGCTGCTGGTCGGCGGCGAGGAGGCCGGGCCGGTCCTCGCCGAACTCCTCGGAGCGGCCTCGGTCACCGAGGAGTTCACCGACCGCTGGCGGGTGCCCGGCGAGGCCGCCTCCCGTCTGTGGGAGGAGCGCTTCGGCGAGACCCGGTACACCGCGCTCGGCGCGGAGGCCCTGAAACTCGCGCTCGCCCGCGCGGGCGTCGGCGCCGACGCGGTCGGGGCGCTGGCCGTCGCGGGGCTGCACGCCCGGGCGGCGACGGCCGTGGCCGCCCGGTCCGGAGTGCCCGCGGAACGCGTCGTGGACCGCCTCGACGCCTCGGTCGGCAGCACCGGCGCGGCCCAGCCGGGGCTGCTGCTCGCCGGCGCGCTCGAGGACGCCGTAACGGGACCCGCAGGGCGCGTCATCGTCCTGCTCGTGCTCGCCGACGGCGCCGACGCGTTCGTCTTCCGCACGACCGAGGCCCTCGCCGCGCACCCCGTGCCGCGTCCGGTCGCCGCGCAGGTCGCCGAAGGGGCCCCCGTCGCCTACGGGACGTTCCTGGCCTGGCGCGGGATGCTGCCGGTCGAGCCGCCGCGCCGCCCCGAGCCCGCCCGGCCCTCGTCGTCGGCCGCGGCCCGCAACGCGGCCTGGAAGTACGGCTTCACGGGCTCCCGCGGCGACGACGGCATGGTCCGCATGCCCCCGTCCCCCCTGGATGACGCCCCCGCGCTGATGGCCGACGCGACGGGCACGGTCGTCACCTTCACCGTCGACAAGCTGGCGTACTCGCCGAGCCCGCCGGTGGTGTTCGCGGTGGTGGACTTCGACGGCGGGGGCCGCCTGCCGATCGAGCTGACGGACGTCGCGGCCGACGAGGTCGCGATCGGCGGCCGGGTCGAGCCGGTGTTCCGCCGGCTGTTCACCGCCGACGGCATCCACAACTACTTCTGGAAGGCCCGGCCGGTCCGGGGCGGGGAGGCCTAGAGATGGGTTCGCACGGGATCAGGGACCGGGTCGCCATCGTGGGGATGGGCTGCACCCGGTTCACCGAGCATTGGGACAAGGGCGTCGACGAGCTCCTTCTGGCCTCGACGGACGAGGCGTTCGCTTCGGCGGGGGTCACGAAGGAGGAGGTCGACGCCTACTGGCTGGGCACGGCCCAGTCGGGGATGAGCGGTCTCACCCTGTCCAAGCCGCTGCGCCTGAAGGACAAGCCCGTCACCCGGGTGGAGAACTACTGCGCGACAGGGTCCGAGGCCCTGCGCCAGGCCGCTTACGCCGTCGCCAGCGGCGCATACGACGTCGCGATGGCGGTCGGCGTGGAGAAGGTGAAGGACTCCGGCTACCAGGGCCTGAACGCCTTCCCGATTCCGAACGACGGCACTCAGCGCACCCTGACGGCCGCCGCGATGTTCTCGATGGTCGCGCCCGCGTACGGCCGCAAGTACGGGGTCTCCGACGACGAGATGCGCACGGTCCTGGCGAGGATCGCCTCCAAGAACCACGCCAACGGGGCCCGCAACCCGCGCGCCCAGTTCCGCAAGGAGATGTCGGTGGAGCGGTTGTGCTCGATGCCGGCGGTCGCGGGCGGTCTGTCGGTGTTCGACTGCGCGGGCGTCGCCGACGGCTCGGCCGCCGCGATCGTGGTGCGGGCCGAGGACGCGTACCGGTACACCGACAAGCCGCTGTTCATCAAGGCCCTGTCGTTCGTCGCGGGCGACGGCTCCGGCCTGACCGACCCCGCCTACGACTACACGACGTTCCCCGAGGTCGCCGCCTCGGCCCGGGACGCCTATGCGCAGGCGGGGATCAGCGACCCGGCGGCTGAGCTGGCGATGGCGGAGGTGCATGACTGCTTCACGCCGACCGAGCTCGTCCTGCTGGAGGACCTGGGCCTGGCCGAGCGCGGGTCGGCGTGGAAGAAGGTCCTGGACGGAGCCTACGACCTGGACGGTGCGCTTCCGGTGAATCCGGACGGCGGCCTGAAGTCGTTCGGGCACCCGGTGGGCGCGTCCGGGCTGCGGATGATGTTCGAGGCGTGGCTCCAGTTGCGCGGCGAGGCCCCCGACGGGCGGCGGATCTCCACGTTCGGCGACCGGTCGCTCGCGCTCACCCACAACCTCGGCGGCTACCCCGGGGAGATGGTCAGCTTCGTGTCGATCCTCGGCACGCGGTGAGCCGGACCATGCCCGGTACGAGGGCGCCGGGCGCATGAACAGGGACAGGCGCGGCGGCGGCCGGGACACGGGATCGGCCGCCGCCGCGGCCACGCGTTCAGTCCGTCCAGTCGGTCCGGTCGTCCCGGTGCGGCTGGCGGCCGATGCGCATCGGGCAGAGCGGGGCGTCGACGAGCAGGACCCGGTCGCGCGTGAGCAGGCCGGTGCCTTCGGGGAGCAGCCCTTCCCGGCCCCGGACGGCCTCCTTCTCGGCGGCGGCCCATGCCTCCCAGTCGGGGATCGCCCACAGGAGGATCACCTCGTCCAACGCGTGCATCGCCGTGACGAACGCGCCGATCAGCCGCCAGCCCGTGCGCGCGCTCGCGGCGTCGGCATGCGCGGCGGCCAGGTCGGCGGCCTTCCACGCGGTCCCCTGAGGGACGGTGAGGATCTCGTGCGCGTACAGCTCGGCGCCCACGGGCCCGTCCGCGCACAGCTCCTCGATCGTCGCGCTGGACGCGTGCGGGACCACGATCCGGTCGAAGCCGCCCGAGCGCAGGTCGGCCGCGGCGGCCCACCATTTCTCCAGGGCGGGGTCCTGGAGGATCTTGTTGCCGAACTCCAGCCGGAAGGACGCGGCGAGACCGTCGAAGCCGTCCTCCTCCCACATGTTCACCGTCTGCGGCCACGGCCCGGTGCTGCCCACGACGCCCCACACCCCGTAGCAGAGCTGGTGCCGCTGCTCCTGCGCGATGGGGCTCCAGTTCGCCGTCATGTGGTGCATGTACCGGGCGCGGTTCTGCTTGGTGATGTGGATGAACTCGTGGATGTAGACCTTCTGGTTCACGGCGTCGTCCTCCTCGGGCCGGGGCCGGGTTCCCCGGACGCGTGTGATTGTATACTTTATAAAGCATTGGATTCATGGCGCGGTGCGCGCCGGAGAAAGGCGGTGGCCACGTGGCCGACTCGGCGGCAGAGCCTGAGCTGCTCTGGGAACTCGGCGCGGACGGCGTCGCCTGGCTGACCCTCAACCGGCCCAAGGCGGGCAACTCCATCAGCGGGGCGCAGCGCGAGGAGATCATCGCCCGGCTCAGCGCGGCGAGCGGTGACGCCCGGGTGCGCGCGATCGTGCTCACCGGCGCGGGCACCAGGCACTTCTGCACCGGCGCGGACCTCTCCGGCGCCGCGGCCCCCGCCGCGGACCGCCCCGAGGGCCTGCCGGACCAGCCCGCGGGCTCGATCACCCGGACGATCGCGGGTGGCGCCCAGCGGCTGATCTCGGCCGTGCTCGACTGCGACAAGCCCGTCATCGCCGCGGTCAACGGCACCGCGGCCGGGATCGGCTGCCACCTCGCCTACGCCTGCGACCTCGTCCTGGCGGCCGACAACGCCAAGTTCATCGAGCTGTTCGTGCGGCGCGGCCTCGTCGTGGACGGCGGCGGCGCCTACCTGTTGACGCGCCTCGTCGGCCCGCAGCGCGCCAAGGAGCTGATCTTCTTCGGCGACGATCTGCCCGCCGCCGACGCGCACCGGCTCGGCCTCGTCAACCGGATCACGCCCGCCGGTGAACTGGCCGAGACCGCCGCCGAATGGGCCGCCCGCCTCGCGGCCGGGCCCACCGTCGCGCTCGGCCTCGGCAAGCGCCTCGTCAACCGGGCGCTCGACGCGGACAGGGCGACCGCGTTCGGCGAGGAGGCCATGTCCGTCGAGGTCAACATGAGCAGTGAGGACGGACAGGAGGGCCTGCGCGCCTTCCTGGAGCGCCGGCAGCCGCACTTCCGCGGCTGGTAGGCACGTTCTAGAGTCGGCACCCCCCACCCCCAGGAGCCTCGCGTGGACCTGCGCCTCACCCCTGCGGAAGCGGCCTTCCGGGATCGTTTGCGGTCCTGGCTGGACGCGACCCTTCCGACCCTGCCCCCCAAGCCCGACCGTGATGACTGGCCCGCGCGACGTGCCTACGACACCGCGTGGCAGCGGCTGCTGTTCGACGCGGGTTACGCGGGCGTGGACTGGCCCTCCGGACACGGCGGCCTCGGGGCGTCGCCCACCGAGCAGCTGATCTTCCTGGAGGAGACGGCGAAGGCACGCGCCCCGTATGTGGGTGCGAACTTCGTGGGGCTGCTGCACGCCGGGCCGACCCTGATCGTGGAGGGGACGGAGGAGCAGCGGGCGGCGCATCTGAAGGGCATCCTGCGTGGTGACGAGGTGTGGTGCCAGGGCTTCTCCGAGCCGGATGCGGGCTCGGACCTGGCCTCGCTGCGCACGGTCGCGGTCCGCGAGGGTGAGGAGTACGTGATCAACGGCCGCAAGGTGTGGACCTCGCACGCCGAGGTCGCCGACTACTGCGAACTGCTCGTGCGGACCGATCCGGACGCGCCCCGGCACAAGGGCATCACCTGGCTGATCCTGCCGATGGACGCCCCCGGCGTCACCGTCCGGCCGCTGCGCACCGCGGTCGGCAGCAGCGAGTTCAGCGAGCTGATCCTGGACGACGTGCGGGTCCCCGTCGCCAACCGGGTCGGCGCGGAGAACGACGGCTGGCGGGTCGCCATGGTGACGTTCTCGTTCGAGCGCGGCACCGCCTTCATCTCCGACGTGGTCGAGTCGCGCAACCTGCTGGCCGAGACCGTCGCGACGGCCCGCGCCACGCCCGCGCCGGGCGGTGGCACCCTGTGGGACGACGGGGCGCTGCGCCGTGACGTCGGCGTGCTGGCCGCCGAGGTGTCCGGCCTGTGGTCGCTCATCCGCAAGAACGTCTCCGAGGCGTCGGCCGGGATGATCCCGGTGCAGGGCGCGTCGGTCTTCAAGCTGAAGTTCACCGAGAACCGCCAGCGCATCGGCGATCTGGCCGCGCATGTGCTCGGCCGGGCGTCGCTGGCGATGAGCGGGCCGGGCGGCCACGTCGTGGAGGACCGGGTGAACACGCTCGCGTTCACGATCGCCGCGGGCACGTCGCAGATCCAGAAGAACATCCTCGCCGAGCGCGTCCTCGGCCTGCCCAAGGAGCCCCGATGGACCTGATGCCCTCGGCCGACCAGAAGGACCTGCGCGCCGGGCTGCGCGCATGGCTCGGCGACGCCTGGGACGCCGAGCGCCTGCGCGCCGCCGCCGCCGTGCCCGCGCCGCCCTTCGACCGGAAGGCGTGGAAGGCGCTCGCCGACCTCGGCGTCCTCGGCCTGACCCTTCCGGAGGACGAGGGGGGCATGGGCCTGGGGCTCGCCGAAGCCGTCCTGGTCTTCGAGGAACTCGGCCGCGCGCTCGTGCCGGGCCCTCTTGTCGGGACCCTCCTCGCCGGGGGCCTCGTCCCCGGCGCGGCCGACGGCGACGCGATCGTCTCCGTCCTCGACACCGCGGAGCCCGCCCGGGTCCTGGAGCACCCCGAGGCGGCCACCGACGTCCTGATCCTGGACGACGCGGGGGTCTTCCTCCTCGCGCCCGCGGACGTCGCAGGGCGGCCCGCGGCCCACCCGCTCGACCCGCTGACGCCCGTCGCCCCCGCGAAGGTCGTCCTCGAAGGAGCCCGCCCGATCGGTGACGCCGCCGACGCCGCCCGGCTGCGCAGGACCGGCCGGATCCTCACCGCGGCCCTCCAGGTCGGCGTGGCCCAGGGCGCGCTGGACCTGGCCGTCCGGTATGCGGGGGAGCGGATCCAGTTCGACCGGGTGATCGGCTCGTTCCAGTCGGTCAAGCACCTGCTCGCCGAGGCGCTCGTGCGGGTCGACCTGGCCCGTCCGGCCGTGCTGGTCGCCGCCCTGACCGTCGACGATCCGGGCTCCGGCGACCCGGCGGAGGCCGCCGCGACCGCGAAACTGCTGGCCGACGCCGCCGCATCGGGAAACGGGCGTACCGGCGTCCAGGTCCACGGGGGCATGGGGTTCACTTGGGAGGTCCTGGCGCACCTGTACGTCAAGCGCGCTTGGGTGCAGGAGACCGCGTTCGGGACGGCCGCCGCGCTCGCCGAAGAACTGGCGGCCGGGATCGCGTGAGGAGCGAGATGAGCAGCAGACTGGCCCGGACCGAGGGGCTGACGGAGCAGCAGCGGGAGATTCTGGCCGCGGTGCGGGAGTTCACCGAGCGCGAGATCATGCCGGTGGCGACGGAGCTGGAGCACGCGGACGAGTATCCGGAGAAGATCGTCGCGGGGATGCGGGAGCTGGGGATCTTCGGGTTGATGATCCCGGAGGAGTACGGCGGCCTCGGCGAGTCGCTGCTGACGTATGCGCTGGCGGTGGAGGAGATCGCGCGCGGGTGGATGAGCGTGTCGGGCATCATCAACACGCACTTCATCGTGTCGCACCTGGTGTTGAAGCACGGGACCGAGGAGCAGAAGCGGAACTATCTGCCGCGTCTGGCCGCGGGTGAGTTGCGGGGTGCGTTCTCGATGTCGGAGCCGCACTGCGGGTCGGACGTGTCGGCGATCAAGACCAGGGCCGTGCGCGACGGCGACGAGTACGTGATCACGGGCCAGAAGTACTGGCTGACCAACGGCGGCACCTCCAGCCTCGTCGCCGTTCTCGTCGTGACCGACGAGGGTGCGGACTCGGTCTACCGGAACATGACGACCTTCCTCGTCGAGAAGACCCCCGGTTTCGGTGAGGTCGCGCCCGGTATGACGATCCCGGGCAAGATCGACAAGATGGGCTACAAGGGCGTCGACACGACAGAGCTGGTCTTCGACGGCTTCCGGATCGGCGCCGACCAGGTCCTCGGTGGGAAGAACGGGCGCGGTTTCCACCAGATGATGGACGGTGTCGAGGTCGGCCGCGTGAACGTTGCGGCGCGTGCGTGCGGGATGGGCAGGCGGGCGTTCGAGCTGGCGATCGATTACGCGCAGCAGCGTGAGACGTTCGGCAAGCCGATCGCGGAGCACCAGGCGATCCAGTTCAAGCTGGCGGAGATGGCGGTGAAGGTCGAGGCGGCGCACCAGATGATGGTGATGGCCGCGCGCCGCAAGGACGGCGGTGAGCGCAACGACCTGGAGGCGGGGATGGCCAAGTACCTCGCGGGTGAGTACTGCAAGGAGGTCGTGGAGGACTCCTTCCGCATCCACGGCGGTTTCGCGTATTCGAAGGAGACCGAGATCGAGCGGCTGTACCGGGAGGCGCCGATGCTGCTGATCGGTGAGGGCACCGCCGAGGTCCAGAAGATGATCATCGGCCGCCGCCTCCTGGAGGAGTACCGCCGATGAGGCCGGCCGCGCGCCGCCGCAGCTCGGTGACGTCCACCTTGAAGGTGGCGTTCACCGGGAGGTCCGGGACGAACACCACGGCGTCCGGGCACTTGTAGTCGGCGATCCGCGCGCGGCACCACTCCTTCAGCGCGCCCTCGCTCAGCGCGGGGTCCGCGGCGACGACGAAGGCGACGCCGACCTCGCCGATGACGGGTGCGGGCGCTCCGACGACCGCCACGCGGTCCACCCCAGGGTGGGCCGCGAGCGCCGCCTCCACCTCCGAGGGGTAGACGTTGTAGCCGCCCCGGATGTACGCGTCGTCCGCGCGGCCGACGATCGCGAGGTTGCCTTCGCCGTCGAGCGTGCCGAGGTCGCTGGAGGCCAGCCAGCCGTCCTGGCCGATGGCCTCCGCGGTCTTGGCGGCGTCCCGCCAGTAGCCGCGCATCGCGGCCCGGGAGCGCAGATGGACCCTGCCGACCTCCCCGGTCGGCAGCGCCTCCCCGTCCGCGCCGCGCACCTGCACCTCCGCGCCGCCCAGCGCCCGTCCGACGCTCCTGGCGACGAGTTCGGCCGGGTCGTCCGGCGAGGTGCCGAACGCCAGGGGGACCTCCGTGCTCGCGTACCGGATGACGACCGGGCAGGGCAGCCGCTCCCGCAGGCGCCGCACCAGCTCGGGGGAGACCCGGCTCGCGCCCGTCGCGACAAGACGCAGCGCCGAGAGGTCGGCGGATTCGAGCTCCGGAAGGGCGACCAGCTTCTCCCATTGCGTCGGCACGCCCTGCCCGAGCGTCACCCGCTCGCGTTGCAGCGTCTCCAGCATGTCCGCGGCCTGCCAGACGGGCTCGGTGAGGATCAGCGCGGAGCGGTGCGCGAGCTGGTCGTACAGGCGGGTCACATAGCCGGAATGGGCGAACGGGATCGGGAACAGCTTCCGGTCATAGGGGACGCTGAGCGGGCCGAGGTGGCCGCCGATGAACCGGAGCGTCCGGTGGTCGAACCAGGCGCCCTTGGGCAGGCCGGTCGTGCCCGTCGTCCAGACGATGACGGCGGGATCGGTGCCGCCCGCGGTGTGCACGGGGCCTTCACCCGAGCCGTCGAGGGGGGTGCGGGCGGTGTCGAGCACGGGGCCTTCCGGGACGCGGGCCGGCTCGTCGGTGACGGTGAGGACCGGCCGGGAGGCGGCGAGGATGTGCGCGGTCTCGGTCGGCCCGAGCCGTGGGTTCACCGCCGAGACGACCGCGCCGAGCCGCAGCGCCGCGAGGTACCAGACGGCGAACGCCCGCCCGGACGGCAGCAGCAGCGCCACGATGTCGCCGGCCCGGACCCGGCGTGCTGCCAGGTGCCCGGCCGCCGCGCCCGCCTCGGCCCACCAGGCCCGGTACGTCAGCGTGTCCGCGCCCTGGACGAGCGCGGCGAGGTCGGGTTCCGCGGACAGGACCGCGGTGAACAGGTCGCCGATCCCGGCGGCCGCGGCGTGGGGACCTGCGGAGGGTGCGCTCAAGTCAACTCCAGACGGCGCCGCGCGCCGCCGCTCGTCCGTGGGGTGGGTGGGGTGGTGAGAACGGACGGAACCGGTCGAACATCGCACCGCGCGGCGCCCGGGGTCAAGGGGCGCGTCAGGTGAAGTCCGGGTCGGGGTCCGCGCTGACGATCCACATGGCGAAGTACTGGGCGGCCCCTCCGTAGGCGTGCCCGAGCGCGACCTTCGCGCCGTCGACCTGGTGCTCCCCGGCCGTCCCGCGGACCTGCCGCGCCGCCTCCAGGCAGCGGACGAGCCCGGACGCGCCGATCGGGTTGGACGACAGCACGCCGCCCGACGGGTTCACCGGGAAGGAGCCGCCGAGCTCCGTCGCGCCGCTGTCGGTGAGCTTCCAGCCCTCGCCGGGGGAGGCCAGCAGATGGCCTTCCAGCCACATCGGCTCGTACCAGGAGAACGGCACGTACAGCTCGGCGCAGTCGATCTGCCGCAGCGGATCGGTGATCCCGGCCTTGCGGTACAGGGCTTCCGCGCAGTCCACCCCGGCCTGCGGCCGCACCGGGTCACGGCCGGGGAAGGAGGCGAACTCGCTGCGCTTGGCGTGCGCGACGACCCAGGCGGGACGGGAAGGCCCCTTGCGCGCGGCGTCCTCGGAGGCCAGGACGACGGCGGCGGCCCCGTCGGACGACGGGCAGGACTCCAGGAAGTGCAGCGGTTCCCACAGCATGGGCGACTCGCGCACCTTGTCCTCGGAGATGTCCGGGATGCGGAGGTGGGCGTGCGGGTTGCGCAGCGCGTTCCGCCGGTCCTTCACCGCGACCTTCCAGCCGATGTGCTCGGGTGCGCCGGACCGTCGGATGTAGCTGCGGATCCAGGGCGCGAACGTGCCTCCCGCGCCCTGCCCGCCGGACTTGCCGCCCGACAGCGCCCAGGTCGCGTTCCCCTCGGACTGCTTCTCGTAGGCGACGACCAGCACCCGCTCGTACCGGCCGGACTCGATCAGCGTCGCGCCGCTGATCGCGGTGGCCGCCCCGACGGACCCCGCGGTGTGCACCCGGTGGATCGGCTTGCCGACGGCCCCGAGCGCGTCGGCGAGCGTCAGCTCCGGCATCATGACGCCTTCGAGGAGGTCGGGCGCCTTGCCGAGGACGACGGCGTCGATGTCGGCGAAGGTGAGCCCGGCGTCTTCCAACGCCTCCAGGGCCGCCCAACGTACGAGGCCCTCCAAACTGACCTCAAGGCGGCGGCGGTAATCGGTCTGCCCGATCCCGACGACGGCGCAGCGGCGGCCCATCAGCGGTCTCCTTCCAGGACGGCGACGAGGTTCTGCTGAAGGCACGGTCCGCTGGACGCGTGCGCGAGGCCGCGCCCGGCCTCTCCGGCCGCGATCCGCCGGGCCACCTCGACGACCCGGGCCAGGCCCGTCGCCATGACGGGATGGCCCGCGAGCGGCCCGCCCGAGGGGTTCACGGCGGTCTCCGCCTTCAGCCCGAGCGCGTTGCGCAGGATCGTCTCCTCGGGGGTGTGCACGACCATCAGCTCCGCGAGGTCGAGCGGCCCGGAGTCCGCGCCCGCGCCCGCCGCGGCGGCCCGGGTGGACGGCGAGTCGGTGAGGTCGCGCAGGCCCGGCAGCCGGGACTCGATCCGGTGGTCCATGCCGGTGATCCACACGGGGGTGTCGGTCAGTTCCCTGACCCGGTCGCCCGCGACGAGCACGAGCGCGGCGGCCCCGTCGCCGGGCACGGCGACGTCGTGGGCGCGCAGAGGGTCGCTGACGTACGGGGCGGCCAGGAGGGCGTCCAGGGATCCCGCGCCGGAGCGCGCGGCGGTGGCCGCGAAGTCCGCCTCGGTCGCAAGGCCCGCGTCCAGGAGCGCGCGCGCTTGGATCCCGGCGAGAGAGACGGGGTCCAGGCCGAGCGGGGCCATCGTGTAAGGGTCGGTCTGGAGGGCGAAGACCCTGCGCTGGTCCCCGGACGAGGACTTGCCCGAGCCGATGACGAGCGCGGTGTCGACGTCGCCGACCTGGAGCCTGAGCCATGCCTCGAACAGCGCCCAGGCGCCGTCCATCTCGACGTGGCTCTCGTAGACGGGCGGCCAGGCGCCGACCCCGTCGAGGTTCATGACGAACGAGAAGGGCGTGCCGCCGAGGTAGTCGCAGCTTCCCGCGATGGTGAACGCCAGCTCCTCGCGGGTCAGGCCCGTCGCGGCGAGCAGGTCGTTGACGCAGGACATGACGAGCCCGGCTTCGGGCCCGGCGTAGGCGGAGTGGACGGGGGTGGCTGCGGTCGCGACGATCGCGACCGGGCGCTGGCTGGTCAAAACGCGTGCTCCTCGAGTGCGCGGGCGTCGGCGTCGGGCTCGCCGGTGGGCTCCCAGCGGGCGAAGACGCCCTCCCAGCCGCCGGTGGACCGGTTGTCGAACCCGGAGAGGTCCCTTTCGTCCACGGGCCGCCAGACCGCGCGCAGGCGCAGCCCGACGCGGAACTCCGCGAGCGGGATGGTCCGGATGTCGACGCCGGTGATGGGCGAGTCGCTGCCGTCGAGCAGGACCGAGGCGCGGATGTACGGCTCGGTCTCCTTC harbors:
- a CDS encoding acyl-CoA dehydrogenase family protein, with the protein product MDLMPSADQKDLRAGLRAWLGDAWDAERLRAAAAVPAPPFDRKAWKALADLGVLGLTLPEDEGGMGLGLAEAVLVFEELGRALVPGPLVGTLLAGGLVPGAADGDAIVSVLDTAEPARVLEHPEAATDVLILDDAGVFLLAPADVAGRPAAHPLDPLTPVAPAKVVLEGARPIGDAADAARLRRTGRILTAALQVGVAQGALDLAVRYAGERIQFDRVIGSFQSVKHLLAEALVRVDLARPAVLVAALTVDDPGSGDPAEAAATAKLLADAAASGNGRTGVQVHGGMGFTWEVLAHLYVKRAWVQETAFGTAAALAEELAAGIA
- a CDS encoding acetyl-CoA acetyltransferase; translation: MGSHGIRDRVAIVGMGCTRFTEHWDKGVDELLLASTDEAFASAGVTKEEVDAYWLGTAQSGMSGLTLSKPLRLKDKPVTRVENYCATGSEALRQAAYAVASGAYDVAMAVGVEKVKDSGYQGLNAFPIPNDGTQRTLTAAAMFSMVAPAYGRKYGVSDDEMRTVLARIASKNHANGARNPRAQFRKEMSVERLCSMPAVAGGLSVFDCAGVADGSAAAIVVRAEDAYRYTDKPLFIKALSFVAGDGSGLTDPAYDYTTFPEVAASARDAYAQAGISDPAAELAMAEVHDCFTPTELVLLEDLGLAERGSAWKKVLDGAYDLDGALPVNPDGGLKSFGHPVGASGLRMMFEAWLQLRGEAPDGRRISTFGDRSLALTHNLGGYPGEMVSFVSILGTR
- a CDS encoding acyl-CoA dehydrogenase family protein; its protein translation is MSSRLARTEGLTEQQREILAAVREFTEREIMPVATELEHADEYPEKIVAGMRELGIFGLMIPEEYGGLGESLLTYALAVEEIARGWMSVSGIINTHFIVSHLVLKHGTEEQKRNYLPRLAAGELRGAFSMSEPHCGSDVSAIKTRAVRDGDEYVITGQKYWLTNGGTSSLVAVLVVTDEGADSVYRNMTTFLVEKTPGFGEVAPGMTIPGKIDKMGYKGVDTTELVFDGFRIGADQVLGGKNGRGFHQMMDGVEVGRVNVAARACGMGRRAFELAIDYAQQRETFGKPIAEHQAIQFKLAEMAVKVEAAHQMMVMAARRKDGGERNDLEAGMAKYLAGEYCKEVVEDSFRIHGGFAYSKETEIERLYREAPMLLIGEGTAEVQKMIIGRRLLEEYRR
- a CDS encoding acyl-CoA dehydrogenase family protein, with protein sequence MDLRLTPAEAAFRDRLRSWLDATLPTLPPKPDRDDWPARRAYDTAWQRLLFDAGYAGVDWPSGHGGLGASPTEQLIFLEETAKARAPYVGANFVGLLHAGPTLIVEGTEEQRAAHLKGILRGDEVWCQGFSEPDAGSDLASLRTVAVREGEEYVINGRKVWTSHAEVADYCELLVRTDPDAPRHKGITWLILPMDAPGVTVRPLRTAVGSSEFSELILDDVRVPVANRVGAENDGWRVAMVTFSFERGTAFISDVVESRNLLAETVATARATPAPGGGTLWDDGALRRDVGVLAAEVSGLWSLIRKNVSEASAGMIPVQGASVFKLKFTENRQRIGDLAAHVLGRASLAMSGPGGHVVEDRVNTLAFTIAAGTSQIQKNILAERVLGLPKEPRWT
- a CDS encoding thiolase domain-containing protein, giving the protein MGRRCAVVGIGQTDYRRRLEVSLEGLVRWAALEALEDAGLTFADIDAVVLGKAPDLLEGVMMPELTLADALGAVGKPIHRVHTAGSVGAATAISGATLIESGRYERVLVVAYEKQSEGNATWALSGGKSGGQGAGGTFAPWIRSYIRRSGAPEHIGWKVAVKDRRNALRNPHAHLRIPDISEDKVRESPMLWEPLHFLESCPSSDGAAAVVLASEDAARKGPSRPAWVVAHAKRSEFASFPGRDPVRPQAGVDCAEALYRKAGITDPLRQIDCAELYVPFSWYEPMWLEGHLLASPGEGWKLTDSGATELGGSFPVNPSGGVLSSNPIGASGLVRCLEAARQVRGTAGEHQVDGAKVALGHAYGGAAQYFAMWIVSADPDPDFT
- a CDS encoding lipid-transfer protein, which produces MTSQRPVAIVATAATPVHSAYAGPEAGLVMSCVNDLLAATGLTREELAFTIAGSCDYLGGTPFSFVMNLDGVGAWPPVYESHVEMDGAWALFEAWLRLQVGDVDTALVIGSGKSSSGDQRRVFALQTDPYTMAPLGLDPVSLAGIQARALLDAGLATEADFAATAARSGAGSLDALLAAPYVSDPLRAHDVAVPGDGAAALVLVAGDRVRELTDTPVWITGMDHRIESRLPGLRDLTDSPSTRAAAAGAGADSGPLDLAELMVVHTPEETILRNALGLKAETAVNPSGGPLAGHPVMATGLARVVEVARRIAAGEAGRGLAHASSGPCLQQNLVAVLEGDR
- a CDS encoding OB-fold domain-containing protein; protein product: MRGILSWGGYLPHRRLDRRTITGIAGKGGGKGTRTVASYDEDAVTLGVAAARLALRHAPASPASLWFATTDPPYLDKTNATTVHAALRLDREAPAYDAVGSVRSAAGALRAALASDGPALVVAGDLRGGLPGGADESAGGDGGAALLVGGEEAGPVLAELLGAASVTEEFTDRWRVPGEAASRLWEERFGETRYTALGAEALKLALARAGVGADAVGALAVAGLHARAATAVAARSGVPAERVVDRLDASVGSTGAAQPGLLLAGALEDAVTGPAGRVIVLLVLADGADAFVFRTTEALAAHPVPRPVAAQVAEGAPVAYGTFLAWRGMLPVEPPRRPEPARPSSSAAARNAAWKYGFTGSRGDDGMVRMPPSPLDDAPALMADATGTVVTFTVDKLAYSPSPPVVFAVVDFDGGGRLPIELTDVAADEVAIGGRVEPVFRRLFTADGIHNYFWKARPVRGGEA
- a CDS encoding enoyl-CoA hydratase/isomerase family protein is translated as MADSAAEPELLWELGADGVAWLTLNRPKAGNSISGAQREEIIARLSAASGDARVRAIVLTGAGTRHFCTGADLSGAAAPAADRPEGLPDQPAGSITRTIAGGAQRLISAVLDCDKPVIAAVNGTAAGIGCHLAYACDLVLAADNAKFIELFVRRGLVVDGGGAYLLTRLVGPQRAKELIFFGDDLPAADAHRLGLVNRITPAGELAETAAEWAARLAAGPTVALGLGKRLVNRALDADRATAFGEEAMSVEVNMSSEDGQEGLRAFLERRQPHFRGW
- a CDS encoding NIPSNAP family protein is translated as MNQKVYIHEFIHITKQNRARYMHHMTANWSPIAQEQRHQLCYGVWGVVGSTGPWPQTVNMWEEDGFDGLAASFRLEFGNKILQDPALEKWWAAAADLRSGGFDRIVVPHASSATIEELCADGPVGAELYAHEILTVPQGTAWKAADLAAAHADAASARTGWRLIGAFVTAMHALDEVILLWAIPDWEAWAAAEKEAVRGREGLLPEGTGLLTRDRVLLVDAPLCPMRIGRQPHRDDRTDWTD
- a CDS encoding class I adenylate-forming enzyme family protein: MSAPSAGPHAAAAGIGDLFTAVLSAEPDLAALVQGADTLTYRAWWAEAGAAAGHLAARRVRAGDIVALLLPSGRAFAVWYLAALRLGAVVSAVNPRLGPTETAHILAASRPVLTVTDEPARVPEGPVLDTARTPLDGSGEGPVHTAGGTDPAVIVWTTGTTGLPKGAWFDHRTLRFIGGHLGPLSVPYDRKLFPIPFAHSGYVTRLYDQLAHRSALILTEPVWQAADMLETLQRERVTLGQGVPTQWEKLVALPELESADLSALRLVATGASRVSPELVRRLRERLPCPVVIRYASTEVPLAFGTSPDDPAELVARSVGRALGGAEVQVRGADGEALPTGEVGRVHLRSRAAMRGYWRDAAKTAEAIGQDGWLASSDLGTLDGEGNLAIVGRADDAYIRGGYNVYPSEVEAALAAHPGVDRVAVVGAPAPVIGEVGVAFVVAADPALSEGALKEWCRARIADYKCPDAVVFVPDLPVNATFKVDVTELRRRAAGLIGGTPPGGGGR